In Rosa chinensis cultivar Old Blush chromosome 1, RchiOBHm-V2, whole genome shotgun sequence, a genomic segment contains:
- the LOC121052720 gene encoding putative F-box/FBD/LRR-repeat protein At5g56810 isoform X1: MTYLIYPPSNMAKRRGNRTQSTCGKQNKLPINLVQDCISVLPDEVLVLILSLLSIKEAVSTCILSKRWKNVWKQITCLNFFLDELSKTEKIKIGRQVVEIPRTYNWVNQVLQLHQGQILDEFKLCSSSIDCDSTSEIDSWIELVIQKKVRKFEIDLQGDRGVAPYCSHYTFPENLFRNPFGVSWFSWLTHLSLNYVNITSELVEHFISNCQLLEHLFIAGSEYLEDLKVVGELLRLKFLQICDCLNLFQLEISAPCLETFFYDGECRYNINIRVTYAPLLAKICITEDFLFDSTTGDFQLFWNYLPQLVTLRLVLEKEPKLVPEFPELTSLEFLSLSIARINRRSLLLLTSLIEGSPYLHRFKLRLRRSLMGCRHRRSKVISEANTSPHQCLKVVELSGFSGSKHETEVARYLIKKAVALKKLIIDLDSKRILEEINPLRPLSTKIKELEMARKHALLLEKKLPLGGELIVL; this comes from the exons ATGA CTTATCTGATTTACCCTCCCTCTAATATGGCAAAAAGAAGGGGTAACAGGACTCAATCTAcatgtggaaaacaaaacaaacttcCAATCAATTTGGTACAGGATTGCATTAGCGTGCTGCCCGACGAAGTTCTAGTCCTCATTCTTTCCCTACTGAGTATTAAGGAAGCAGTAAGCACTTGCATCTTGTCTAAAAGGTGGAAAAATGTGTGGAAACAAATTACTTGTCTCAACTTCTTTTTAGATGAATTATCTAAAACAGAGAAGATAAAAATAGGAAGACAAGTAGTTGAAATACCTAGGACATACAACTGGGTGAATCAAGTCTTGCAATTGCATCAGGGTCAAATCTTAGATGAGTTCAAACTTTGTTCTTCTTCAATAGATTGCGATTCGACTTCTGAAATCGACAGCTGGATCGAATTGGTAATACAGAAGAAAGTACGAAAGTTTGAGATAGACCTGCAAGGAGATAGAGGTGTAGCTCCGTATTGTTCCCATTATACATTTCCAGAGAATCTATTTCGAAACCCTTTTggtgtttcatggttttcctgGCTTACACACCTTTCTTTGAACTATGTGAATATAACTAGTGAACTAGTCGAGCACTTCATATCAAACTGCCAACTTCTCGAACACCTGTTTATTGCTGGCTCGGAGTATTTAGAAGATTTGAAAGTTGTTGGTGAGTTGCTTCGGCTTAAGTTCCTTcagatatgtgattgccttaaCTTATTTCAGCTTGAGATATCTGCTCCTTGTCTGGAGACATTCTTTTATGATGGAGAATGTCGCTATAACATCAATATTCGTGTGACGTATGCACCCTTGCTTGCTAAGATATGTATAACAGAAGACTTTCTGTTTGACTCTACAACTGGAGATTTTCAATTGTTTTGGAATTATCTTCCTCAGTTAGTGACTCTCAGGTTGGTCCTAGAGAAAGAGCCAAAGTTGGTCCCTGAATTTCCAGAATTAACTAGTCTCGAGTTCTTATCATTGAGCATTGCCAGAATTAATAGGCGAAGCcttcttcttttgacttctttgATCGAGGGATCTCCTTACTTGCATAGATTTAAATTGAGGTTGAGACGGAGTTTGATGGGATGCAGGCATCGGAGAAGCAAGGTAATTAGTGAGGCGAATACAAGTCCTCATCAGTGTCTTAAGGTGGTCGAACTTTCTGGATTCAGTGGGTCGAAACATGAAACTGAGGTTGCCAGGTACTTAATTAAGAAAGCTGTTGCgcttaaaaaattaattatcgATCTGGACTCGAAGCGCATTCTGGAGGAGATCAACCCTTTACGTCCGCTGTCAACCAAAATCAAAGAACTGGAGATGGCAAGAAAGCATGCTTTACTGCTTGAAAAAAAATTACCCCTCGGAGGTGAGTTAATTGTTTTATAA
- the LOC121052720 gene encoding putative F-box/FBD/LRR-repeat protein At5g56810 isoform X2, protein MAKRRGNRTQSTCGKQNKLPINLVQDCISVLPDEVLVLILSLLSIKEAVSTCILSKRWKNVWKQITCLNFFLDELSKTEKIKIGRQVVEIPRTYNWVNQVLQLHQGQILDEFKLCSSSIDCDSTSEIDSWIELVIQKKVRKFEIDLQGDRGVAPYCSHYTFPENLFRNPFGVSWFSWLTHLSLNYVNITSELVEHFISNCQLLEHLFIAGSEYLEDLKVVGELLRLKFLQICDCLNLFQLEISAPCLETFFYDGECRYNINIRVTYAPLLAKICITEDFLFDSTTGDFQLFWNYLPQLVTLRLVLEKEPKLVPEFPELTSLEFLSLSIARINRRSLLLLTSLIEGSPYLHRFKLRLRRSLMGCRHRRSKVISEANTSPHQCLKVVELSGFSGSKHETEVARYLIKKAVALKKLIIDLDSKRILEEINPLRPLSTKIKELEMARKHALLLEKKLPLGGELIVL, encoded by the coding sequence ATGGCAAAAAGAAGGGGTAACAGGACTCAATCTAcatgtggaaaacaaaacaaacttcCAATCAATTTGGTACAGGATTGCATTAGCGTGCTGCCCGACGAAGTTCTAGTCCTCATTCTTTCCCTACTGAGTATTAAGGAAGCAGTAAGCACTTGCATCTTGTCTAAAAGGTGGAAAAATGTGTGGAAACAAATTACTTGTCTCAACTTCTTTTTAGATGAATTATCTAAAACAGAGAAGATAAAAATAGGAAGACAAGTAGTTGAAATACCTAGGACATACAACTGGGTGAATCAAGTCTTGCAATTGCATCAGGGTCAAATCTTAGATGAGTTCAAACTTTGTTCTTCTTCAATAGATTGCGATTCGACTTCTGAAATCGACAGCTGGATCGAATTGGTAATACAGAAGAAAGTACGAAAGTTTGAGATAGACCTGCAAGGAGATAGAGGTGTAGCTCCGTATTGTTCCCATTATACATTTCCAGAGAATCTATTTCGAAACCCTTTTggtgtttcatggttttcctgGCTTACACACCTTTCTTTGAACTATGTGAATATAACTAGTGAACTAGTCGAGCACTTCATATCAAACTGCCAACTTCTCGAACACCTGTTTATTGCTGGCTCGGAGTATTTAGAAGATTTGAAAGTTGTTGGTGAGTTGCTTCGGCTTAAGTTCCTTcagatatgtgattgccttaaCTTATTTCAGCTTGAGATATCTGCTCCTTGTCTGGAGACATTCTTTTATGATGGAGAATGTCGCTATAACATCAATATTCGTGTGACGTATGCACCCTTGCTTGCTAAGATATGTATAACAGAAGACTTTCTGTTTGACTCTACAACTGGAGATTTTCAATTGTTTTGGAATTATCTTCCTCAGTTAGTGACTCTCAGGTTGGTCCTAGAGAAAGAGCCAAAGTTGGTCCCTGAATTTCCAGAATTAACTAGTCTCGAGTTCTTATCATTGAGCATTGCCAGAATTAATAGGCGAAGCcttcttcttttgacttctttgATCGAGGGATCTCCTTACTTGCATAGATTTAAATTGAGGTTGAGACGGAGTTTGATGGGATGCAGGCATCGGAGAAGCAAGGTAATTAGTGAGGCGAATACAAGTCCTCATCAGTGTCTTAAGGTGGTCGAACTTTCTGGATTCAGTGGGTCGAAACATGAAACTGAGGTTGCCAGGTACTTAATTAAGAAAGCTGTTGCgcttaaaaaattaattatcgATCTGGACTCGAAGCGCATTCTGGAGGAGATCAACCCTTTACGTCCGCTGTCAACCAAAATCAAAGAACTGGAGATGGCAAGAAAGCATGCTTTACTGCTTGAAAAAAAATTACCCCTCGGAGGTGAGTTAATTGTTTTATAA
- the LOC112186986 gene encoding vesicle-associated protein 1-3 isoform X1: MSTGDLLSIQPTELKFPFELKKQSSCSLQLTNKTDKYVAFKVKTTNPKKYCVRPNAGVVLPGSTCDVTVTMQAQKEAPPDMQCKDKFLLQSVVAPDGSTTKDITPEMFNKDDGKVVEEFKLRVIYFPANPPSPVPEGSDEGSSPRAVVENGTQNPSLFDAVSRSLEQPKEKSSEAWSMISKLTEEKTSALQQNQKLRQELELVRKEISKSSGGGYSLVFVVLFGLLGILVGFFIKKT, from the exons ATGAGCACCGGAGATCTCCTCAGCATTCAGCCCACGGAGCTCAAATTCCCGT TTGAACTGAAGAAGCAGAGCTCGTGTTCTTTGCAATTGACCAACAAAACAGATAAATATGTGGCCTTTAAG GTTAAGACAACCAATCCAAAGAAGTATTGTGTCAGACCCAATGCTGGTGTTGTTTTGCCCGGATCAACATGTGATGTTACAG TTACGATGCAAGCCCAAAAGGAGGCACCCCCAGATATGCAGTGTAAGGACAAATTTCTCCTTCAAAGTGTTGTTGCGCCAGATGGTTCAACCACAAAAGACATAACTCCTGAAATG TTCAACAAGGATGATGGTAAAGTTGTGGAAGAGTTCAAATTGCGGGTAATTTACTTTCCTGCCAACCCCCCGTCACCTGTCCCTGAAGGATCTGATGAGGGCTCTTCTCCCAGGGCAGTGGTTGAGAATGGgactcaaaatccttccttgtTTGATGCT GTGTCAAGATCTCTTGAGCAACCAAAAGAGAAATCTTCAGAG GCATGGTCTATGATATCCAAGTTGACCGAAGAGAAGACTTCTGCTTTACAACAAAACCAGAAACTACGTCAAGAACTG GAACTGGTGAGAAAAGAAATCAGCAAAAGCAGTGGCGGTGGATATTCATTAGTGTTTGTAGTGCTCTTTGGTCTTTTGGGTATCTTGGTTGGTTTCTTCATCAAGAAAACATAG
- the LOC112186986 gene encoding vesicle-associated protein 1-3 isoform X2, giving the protein MSTGDLLSIQPTELKFPFELKKQSSCSLQLTNKTDKYVAFKVKTTNPKKYCVRPNAGVVLPGSTCDVTVTMQAQKEAPPDMQCKDKFLLQSVVAPDGSTTKDITPEMFNKDDGKVVEEFKLRVIYFPANPPSPVPEGSDEGSSPRAVVENGTQNPSLFDAVSRSLEQPKEKSSEAWSMISKLTEEKTSALQQNQKLRQELELVRKEISKSSGGGYSLVFVVLFGLLGILVGFFIKKT; this is encoded by the exons ATGAGCACCGGTGATCTCCTCAGCATTCAGCCCACGGAGCTCAAATTCCCAT TTGAACTGAAGAAGCAGAGCTCGTGTTCTTTGCAATTGACCAACAAAACAGATAAATATGTGGCCTTTAAG GTTAAGACAACCAATCCAAAGAAGTATTGTGTCAGACCCAATGCTGGTGTTGTTTTGCCCGGATCAACATGTGATGTTACAG TTACGATGCAAGCCCAAAAGGAGGCACCCCCAGATATGCAGTGTAAGGACAAATTTCTCCTTCAAAGTGTTGTTGCGCCAGATGGTTCAACCACAAAAGACATAACTCCTGAAATG TTCAACAAGGATGATGGTAAAGTTGTGGAAGAGTTCAAATTGCGGGTAATTTACTTTCCTGCCAACCCCCCGTCACCTGTCCCTGAAGGATCTGATGAGGGCTCTTCTCCCAGGGCAGTGGTTGAGAATGGgactcaaaatccttccttgtTTGATGCT GTGTCAAGATCTCTTGAGCAACCAAAAGAGAAATCTTCAGAG GCATGGTCTATGATATCCAAGTTGACCGAAGAGAAGACTTCTGCTTTACAACAAAACCAGAAACTACGTCAAGAACTG GAACTGGTGAGAAAAGAAATCAGCAAAAGCAGTGGCGGTGGATATTCATTAGTGTTTGTAGTGCTCTTTGGTCTTTTGGGTATCTTGGTTGGTTTCTTCATCAAGAAAACATAG